The following nucleotide sequence is from Chloroflexota bacterium.
TGATAGATGCGTCGTGCTCTCTGTGAAATGATCTCCGATTCCTGCAACGTTGTCCATAATGAACGGGCCAGAGAGCCGGCGCCCAGTCGGCTGAGAATCTTCTCGCGTGAGGAGGGCCTACCATGCGCGCTGTGACCTTCGCCCGCTTCGGCGGCCCCGAGGTTCTCCAGGTGTCAGAGCTACCCGAGCGGGCACCCGGCCCGAATCAGGTCCGCGTGCGGGTTGCCGCGGCCACCGTGAATCCCACGGATCTCAGTTTCCGCTCCGGCCGACAGGCGGCGCAGGTGACTGGAATCGACCCGCCGTACATTCCTGGCATGGAGCTGGCTGGCGTCGTGGAGATGGTTGGGCCAGGCAGCACCTGGCAGCCGGGCGACCGGGTCTTGGCAATCGTCATCCCAAGACGCCCCGAAGGCGGGGCCATGGCGGAGTCCGTTGTGGTGCCTTCCGCGTCTGTCGCTCGCGTGCCGGCGGATGTGACGTTGGAAAAGGCAGCAACCCTACCGATGAATGGCCTGACGGCGCGTTTGGCGCTCGACCTCCTGGCTCTGAAACCCGGGGATGTGCTCGCAGTCACCGGTGCCGCCGGGGCCGTTGGTGGCTACGCCGTGCAGCTCGGGGTGGCTGACGGGCTACGGGTGATCGCGGTCGCGGCGTCGAGCGATGAGCCGCTCGTCAAAAGCTTCGGAGCGGAAGCGGCCGTTCCTCGTGGGCCCGACTTGGCGGAGCGTATCCGAGCCATTCACCCGGAAGGAGTCGACGGAGTCGTGGACGCGGCGGTCATCGGGTCGCCGATCCTTCCCGCGATTCGAGATAGTGGAGGTCTGGCCGCGGTGAGGGCATTCGACGGCGGGACGGAGCGGGGGATCACGATCCATCGGGTGGCGGTAGCCGACTATGCGGAGAATCACGCAGCGCTCAGCCGTCTCGTCGATCTGGTGGAACAGGGGAGAATAACCCTGCGGGTGGCGGAGACGTTTCCACCAGACCGTGTCGCCGAGGCGCATAGGAAACTGGAGGCCGGCGGGGTGAGAGGACGCCTCGTCGTTGCTTTTTAAAACAAGCGGGCAGGAATCCCGCGCGGAGCGCCCGGAGGAGCCGGTCCTCGAGCCGCGTTCAGCTCGTCACCGTTACTGACCCCCGCATTCCGGGGTGAACCGTGCAGTGATATCCAAAGATGCCCGCGGACGTGAAGGTGAACGACCCGGATTGTCCCGCGGGCAGCCGTCCGGTGTCCCACAAGCCTGCGTCGCTCGTTGCGGTGTGGACTGAAGGCCCGTTATTCGTCCAAACCATCGTGTCACCGACGTGCACGTCGGTGCTGGGCGGCCGAAACGCAAAATCCACAATGATCACGGCCGCTCGGGTAGGCGATGGCGCCCCGGTGACCGGCGTGGCCGGCCCCTGGGCGACTGGTGGCTGGGAGCCACTGGGCGTCTCAGCGCACACAGTGCCCGATCCATTCGAGGTCCCTGCGGCGTTCACGGCGGAAACCTTGAAGCAGTAGCCAACGCCGGGAGTGAGCCCGCCGAGGACGAGGGACGTCGCGTTTCGTGGGGATGTAACGACCGTGGGCGGGCCCGACAGGTCTCGCCTCGTGTAGGAGATCCGGAACCCATCCTCGTTATCGGAATTGTCGGTCCAGCTCAGGCCAATCGAGCCGCGGCCCTCCGGAACCGCGACCAGATCTGATGGCGCGAATGGCACGGCCGAAGCAGGCTCTCCCGCATGACTGTTGACCCAAAGATTGGCGACAACCGTGAGCGGCATGCCGGATGGAAACGCTTTCCCCGATACGATGAGAACGCTGGCCCCACTCTCGGTCGCGACGGGCTGCGTTCGTCCGGACACCGAGCAGACTTCATTCACCGGCAAGAGGGCATCGAGCAAGGGAAACGTGGCCGACGTCGAACGCGGATTGCCTGTGCCCGGTTGCGCGCTGGAGACCTGTACCAACGACCCGGGCTGAAATCCCTGCGCCGTCCACGTGAACTGCTGGTCCGTGGATACTGTCGTCTGGGACGGCGTCAGCGTCGCCGAGGTGCACGACGCGGGCGTGGCGTCGTCGGCCCCGGGTATCGATGGCGTGGCGTTCAGATCGGGGCTTGCCTCAGTGGCCGTTGCGGCGGATGGAGCCCGAATCGTGGCGGCCGCGAGGAGGGTCACGCAGGCACCCATCCAGCATGCGCGGATGAGCGCCCGCGCGCAGCCCCGAAGGCGTCGAACGGGACACGCGCTGTCGCCGGTGCTCGACTGGACGATGGCACTCGTCCCAGCGATGGGGCTTCTCGGGGGAGCCCCGCCGCGGACGAATCGACTGTCCGGTCGCGGTTGCGCCACTTTCATGCGCCGAGGTTTGAGAACCCCGGGACCCCGCAAAGTATCGGTGGATTCGCCGAGGCCCCGGCGGCGCTGAGGCTCACGAGCACATAGCACGTAGGCACGCCCAACGTGCTATCCGTCGTGGTCGTCTGGAACGATGAGAGCGATATCGTTCGAACCGGCGCGCCGTTGAGCGGGATTGCTGCCAGGAAGAATTGGGCCGCGTTGCTGGGTGGCACCCAGCGAAGGGTCGCCGTGCTCGACTGATTGAGCTGGATGCTGAAATTGGTCGCCGCACCGGCGCCGGCGGCGGTGTTCGGCAGGACGCACAGCAGGTCTGACTGTCCGAGGAGCCCGCTGGCGCCGAGTGGGAGCACGGCGTAGCAGTATGCGGGATCGGTCAACGGCGATGTATCGCTGAACGACACGGCCGACGCAGGAAGGGGGCCCGACGACGGGAGGATGGTCAGCCCGCTGGTGAGGGAAAGCTTGCCCACGATGTACCCAGCCTGTAGGGTTCCACCGATCCAGCTCATGTCGATAGACCCAAGCCCCAACGTGAACCCGCGCCCGCCGACCGATCCGGACGGTCCTGCGGTTGGTGTTGGCGTGGACGGCACGGAGGTCGTAGGGGTTGCCGCTTCCAGGACCGTGATTGTGCCCACCATGCCGAAGCCGCTATGGAAGGTGCAGTGGTAAGAGAACACGCCCGGGTTCATGAACGTGAACGAGAAGACTCCGCCCGGGTTCAGGACGGGCGAGGACCACACGCCCGTGTCGCTCGTGCTCGTGTGTTGAATTCCTGTGGGGTTCGTCCAGGTTACGGTGTCACCCACGTTGACGGTCAGCGACGACGGGCTGAAGAAGTAGTTATCGGTGCTGACGGACGTTGTGGCCGCGTTCGCAACGTTCGCGCGCCAAGCGAGCCCCACGCCGATCACTCCGGCTGCCACCATGCTTCCGAGTCCGGCGATCATCCAACGCGACACAGTTCCCTCCTCGGCCGTTGTTGCACAACCCCGCTGGCTCGATACGGGTGACCCCATCTAGGCACGCGATGTGTTGCACCCGACTGGCCATCGCTGCGCATCCAGGATCCGTGCGCGAAGGGGGCCCGCTCGCAGCGCCCGAACGCGGGGTGCTACGCCTCGTTACCGAACAAGACGTTGGCCCCGCCTTTCCGGATCACCCGCCGCTGCGCGTCCTACACAGCGCCGGTGGCCGAGAGCATTACCGACGCCCACAAATGTAATCGTGGAACCCGGGGCGTCGGGCGACCCGCGAGCCCTTTAGGGCGAACGGGGGCGCGTAATGGCGGGACATGAGGACGCGACACGCTGTCGGTGGAGAACGCCGTTACCCTACTCGGCCGCTCGCGTCCACTCCGCGAAGCGATAGCCGCTCCTCACCCCGACCACGTCCGCGTTGACGCCCTTGAGCAGGAAGATCGGGGCGAACTCCCAGTACAGTGGCATGAGCGCGACGTCCCCCATCTGCTCGCGGAGGAGCTGGCGATGCAGGGCGATCCGCTCGCTCGGATCGATCGCGGCCTGCAGCCCTTCCAGGATCGCATCGACTTTCGGGTTGCTGTACCCGCTCTTGTTCCCGCCGGTCCACCGATTTGCGTCCGATGCGATGATCTTGGAATACGTCCGCTCGGTGTACCACCGCTCGGGGGTCAGGTTCCCGGTCAGCGACAGGCCCGGCACCGTGGCCTCGTACTGGCGGTCGCCGATGCGCGCCGAGGGGATGGTGTCGATCTGGACGCGCACCCCGATCTCCTGCCAGTTGTCCCGGATGATGTTCGCCTCGCGTTCCTTGCCCGCGCTGGCCCCCTGGGCGAGGGCCAGGCGCAGGACGAGGTCGAATGGCTCACCCGTCTGGCTATGGACGAGCACCCCATCCGGGCCTGGTACCCAGCCCACTTCCTCCAGAAGCTGCCGGGCTCGAGCCGGATCGTATGGGAACTGGGGGATGGCGGACTCAACATCCTTCCGAAGCGCGTGATCCGGTGGGATCCAGCTATCCGCGATCGGCGCAATGCCTTGCGTCAACACCTCGGCGATCGTTTTCCGGTCCACTGCCGTGTACAGGGCCTGGCGGACTGTGCTGTTCGTCGTGCCGAAGAGGTGCGGCCTGGCGTACTCCGTGCGGTGCTGCGGGTCCATCAGACGAAACCGCCCGGTCGGGTCCGCGCGGGCCACGTTTCCGCTGCCCTGCCAGCGCCGCTGGATCTCGAATAGGGTGTCAATGTCCACGCTGGGCGGCAGCACCACGTCCACCTCGCCCGATAGGATATTCGCCAGCATGGTGTTGGGATCTGGGATGAACTTCAGGATCACGCGGTCGAGGGGCGGCCGACCGGCGAAATAGTCCGTGAACCGCGCGAACTCCATCGACGATCCGGAATCCCACCGCGTCAACCGGTAGGGGCCGAGCCCGACGAACTCGGTGGTGAAGTACCGGCTGTTGACGAACGCCTCTTTATCGCCGTGGTAGGCGTCCTCCAGGAGATGCTGTGGCATCGGCAGGACTTCATCGCCGGTATTGGCGCTCGCATACGTTTGCGCCCAATGCACGACGAAGGTGCGTGGGTCCGGAGCGGTGGCGGACTCCATGAGCGGGACGCCGAGCCCTCGCTTGTTCACGATCTCTGGATCCTTGTAGACCCCGAACGAGAACAGCAGATCCGCGCTGGTGAAGGCGGCGCCATCCTGCCATCGGATGTCGGGGTGGATGGTCCACGTGACGTCCATCGACCCATCAGGATTCACGCGCCATCGCCGGTTGTCGACCGACGGCAGCTCGGTCGCGAGCCGCGGCAGGATCGCGTCGTGCTCGTCGACCACCGTGAGCGCGTTGTGGGCGATCATGAGCGCGTTTCCCGCCCCGCGGATCCCGCTGGTGGGCGTGAAGGAACCGAAATCGGTCGGCTCATCCCGGACCGCGATGGTCAGGGTGCGCGATCCACCTGGCGCCGGCTGGTCCCCGCCCGGCGCGGGCGCGCTGCCCGCCGAGGATGGCGAGGCGGGACGACATGCCCCTGCCAGGATGGTGAGAGCGGCGAGCACGCAGAGGGGGACTGACCGCGCGGCGGCGGATCGCGTCGTCATCGGGTCACCCCCACCGTCCCCGATCAGACCCGCCCGGCCACGGCGCCGGCGCCGACCATGGCCATGCGCTCCTCTACTGAGAGGTTGAAGAGGCGCATCCCCTCCTCCCAGGTCAGCCCGTGCTTGTCGTCCGAAGTGATCCGGATAAGCTCATCGGTCTCCTGGCCGCGGGTCACCCCGATGGGGTCCAGGCCCTGGCGCACGCGCTCGACCTGCTCACGCCAGACCTCGCGGTTCAGGAGGAGCCCCCGGTCGCTGGTAGCCAGTCGCCATTTCTCCCAGTCGGGGAGGAAGTGCCGCTCCTCCGGACCCTGGGTCTGCTGGGCGACCTCGTCTTCCCAGAGGTTGCCCTGCCGCCACGGATGGCCGAGGTTCCACCACGCGCCGACCTGCTGGGCCCAGTCGAGGGGAAGATTCTCGACGTGACCGATATTGAACCGCTGGTTCTGCGCCGCCAACGCCTCGGGCGGCGGGTTGCCGTTCGGGTCCAGAGGGAAGAAGTCGACCGTGAACCAACGCGTGCGGTAGTCGTCCACCGGCACGGCCCACTTCATGGAGCGGGCGTCGGTGAAATTGCAGCGCTGGGTGGGCCAGACCGTATGCGTCTCGTGGTACCAGTACCGGCCGGGCGTCTTGGTGCTCTTTACCATGACCATACGGGTCCCCCAGGGAGTGCGCTCGAACTTGAGGGGCGTCGCGGGCTCCCCGTCGCGGCCGTGATGCATCGTCACGGGCCGTGGGCCGCCACGGTACCAACCGTGCGCGATCTCGCCATGCCAGGGATCGAGGTTGTTGTCGTGCATGGCCTGGAAAACATTGCACTGCTCGATGTAGCCGCCATTGCCCACGACCCGCACCCCATGTTCCGCGAAGAGCTGATGGTAGCGCGGGAAATTGGGCTGCTTATCCGGTGGGCCCATGTACGCGAAGATGAGCCCCGCCACCTCGACACACGGGTAGGCGGTCTGACGGACGGTGAGCTTGAAACTGCTATCCGGTGGCTCGGCCGGGGTCTCCAGGCAGTGGCCCTCGGTATCGTAGAGCCAACCGTGGTACAGGCAGCGGATGCCCTCGGCCTCGACGCACCCGTAGGACAGGGACGTGCCCCGGTGCGAGCAGTGCTCGGCCAGTAACCCCGGCTTGCCGTGCCCATCGCGAAAGAGGACCAGGTGCTCGCCCAGCACCGTGAGCTTCAATGGGTTGTTGGCGCCCCGGTAGACGTTGCCGCCGCCTCCGCCGCCGAGGTTTGCGGAGCATTCGACGGGCAGCCAGTACCGGCGGAAGACTTCGCCGGACGGGGTGCCCGGTCCGACGCGGACCAGATCCTCTTCGTCGCGGTTGTTGAACGGCATGCGATCCTCCTCGGGGCAGTGAGCGGTGTGGGTGATGCCGGTATCATGCGCAGCGGCACGTCCGGTGATCCCGGACGGGGAGTTGCGTGATTATATTGACTTCGATGGCTTGATGATGGAGGGGAAGCGATGCCTGCACGGATCAAGCACGTGGCGATTGTGAGCAGCGAGGTGAGCCGGCTCGGCGAGTTCTACGCGGCGCTGTTCGGGATGACCTATCACAACCAAGGCGGCGCGGCGCACCTGTCCGACGGCTACATCGGGATGAACGTGAATGGCCGATCGCCGGGGCGCCAGGCCGGGTTCGACCACTTCGGAATCGAGGTGGACGACATCGAGGAGATTCGTGCGAAAGTGCGGGACGATTACCCGGACATCGAGCTGCTCCAGCGGCCGAGCAGCCGCAGCTTCGCTGGGGTCAGCATGCACGACCCGGCCGGAAACGTGTTTGACCTGTCACCGGTCAGCAAGGAGAACCGCAAGGGCGTCTACCTGGATTTGGCGGACGACCGTCGGAACCCACGCCACATCTCACATCTGTTCCTCCGAACGATCAATGCGCCGGTCGTTGCCCGGTTCTACCAGGACGTGTTCGGGTTCCGCGTGGGGGCGAAGGACGCCGGCGATCCCAATGTGTACCTCACCGACGGTACGGTGACGCTGGTGATCGCCCCGTGGCGGATCAGCAGCTACGCGGGCACCGGCATCGAACGGCCGGCCCTCGACCATCTGGGATTCGAGGTCGAGAGCGTCGAAGCCTTCGAGTCAGACACCCGACGCTTGACGGAAATGAATCCGGCAATTGCGCCCAGACCGACGAAGGCGGGCGCCGAGGGCGAGGCGCGGATGAAGCTGTTGGCGACCTGCCGCTTCGGCGAGTCCCGCCTGTCCGACCCGGACGGGGTGCTGCTGGACATCAGCGCCGCCCGCCAAGTGGCTGCTCCGACGAGCTCCCCTTCGGCGCCGTGAGCGACAGCGGAGGATCCCGGCCAGCGGCTTAGCGTCGGGACAGCCTACGCAGCTCTCCGCGGGCTGGCGATCCATCTACGTGAGGTCCCATTCCTGGGCGTTCCAGCTCAGGGTACCGTCCCGCTGGGTGGGCGGGTGGTAATTCCGTAGCCGATTGCTGACTGCCGCTGGCTCGGCGACGAAGAAGATGCCGATGGTGACGAGCTGATCGGTCTGGATATGCACCATCTCGCCCAGGATGTTCAGCCGCTCTTGCTTGGGGATGGTGACGAAGTACTTGGCGATCAACGTGTCCAGGTCTGGATTGCTGTAGCGCGAGCGGTTGTTGCCCCTGAACCCGTTCTTGGGAAGGGGAATCGACGAGCTCTCGAATCGGGTCGGCACGCTGGGTGACACGGTGAAGTCGAAGCCCGAGAACGTGGCCCGCAGCTCCCGGTCCTTGGATGCCTGCCGCGGAACGATCACCGGGTCGACGCCGACGCCGACCTTCTGCCAGTAGTCGCGGATGGCCAGGACCAGCTTCTGGCGGAGATCGTCGATCGTGGTCTGAATCTCGACTGAGAGCTCCTGCTGGCTACCGTCGCGGACGGAGCCGTCGGAGCCTCTCGTGTAGCCGAGGGTGTCGAGGAGTTGAAGGGCGGAGCGCGGGTCGAAGCCATATCTGACGATGCTCTGCTCCACCGCCCGGTACTCGGATGTGCCGGGCGGATAGGGGCTGTCCGCGACAGGGCCGCCGCCGCCGAACGTTTGGGAGAGCTGCCGCCGGTCCATGGCCATGGTCACCGCGCGACGGAAGCGTACGTCGGCGACCGCGGCCGGGACGGGATTGATGAATTGGGGGAATAGGGTAGGCAGGGCGGAAAATGAGCGCTCCACTCGGCCTTCTTGCCACTCGCTGGTGAGCTGCTGGCCCTGCTCGAACGAGAGACCGGCGCGGAGCGTGAGGTCCACCGCGCCGGCCAGGATATTCGCCACGGTGACGCTGGCGTCGTCGATGAACTTCACGTCGATTTCGTCGATCTTCGGGCGGCCGAGGACGTAAAGGTCGTTCGCGATGAGGATGAGGTGGCTGTCCGGCACCCAGGCTGAGAGCTTGAACGGTCCCGCGCCCACGAAGTCCCGATTCCAGTAGGACAGGTCGAGAAACGTATCGTGGTCTCCGGCGTAGGCCTGGCCGAGGAGGTGCTGGGGCATCGGCATGATCGTTGTCGAGTCCGTGTTGGTGAACAATCGGTCCGCGTCGATGAACGGCTTGCTCCAGGTCACCACCAGGGTCCGGGGATCCGGCGCGTCCAGCGCTTCGATCGCGTCGAAGGCGGGATCGGACACGATGGCGAGGCTCTTGTCCCGGGCGACGGCGGCGGTGAAGATCAAATCGGCGGCGGTCAGGGGAGATCCGTCTTGCCAGGCCGCGTTCTGCCGCAGGTTCCAGGTCGTCTCCATTCGGCCGTCCGGCAGCACCTTCCAGAGGCCGTTCTCCGTCGTAGGGACCGCTTCCGCCAGGCGTGGCTGGAGCTCGCCCGTGTTGTCCACGGCAGCCAGGCCGTTGTTGACGAGCTGCTCGATCTCGGAGAGGCCCTTGGTCTGGCCGGCGCCGGCGGAATCGATGGCTACGCTCAGCACCTTGGGCGTGCCGCGAATCACGGCGGTGACCTTCTTCGGCGTAGCGGCTGGCTGGGCCGCCGCCGGCGCGGTCGCGCGCGCCGGCGGGCCGCTCTGGCAGCCGGCCGCCACCAGGAAAAGCACGAGGAGCGGGCCGCATGCTCGAACGCGGCTGGGGACAAACGAGCAAAGCAAGCGCCAGCGAGGTGACACCCTTCGGCCCTCCATTCTGTCTCGTGCGAATGTGGGCCGAGTATGGTCCGACGTCATCCAAGGGTCAAGATCGCGTGCCGTTCAGGCGGAACGGGGATCGACGACTACCGCTGGCTGCCCATAATCGGACCGGGGATGTCCATCTTGCGGACGCATCTCGCTGTCGGGTGGCCTACGCACAGGGCGGCTGGCGGCGCGAAACCTCGTTAGCCCACGCGGCAGGCGACCCCGCGCACCTGTGGACGAACCGGATATGGACCGAAGGCGTAGCGCTGGAGGCCCTCGACGACGAAGCCTGCGCGCTCGATTGCCGTTACCGTGTCCCGATTGGGGCAACAGCCGTCGTTCATGGCCCGCCAGACCGGCGTCACGAAATCTTGCACGTGGGCCCACCGGGGATCGGAACTGCGTACGTGCTCCATGAATCGCATCCGTCCACCCGGCTTGAGTACGCGCCGTATCTCGGCGAGGCTCCTGGCCGGCGAGGGTACCGTGCAGAAGACGAGCGTGGCGACCGCTTCGTCGAAGGTCTCGTCGCGAAAGGGCAATGACTCACCGGCGCCAACCAGGAGGTGCACGCGAGCTGGCGAGGCGTCGGCACGAGAGCGCGCGCGATCCAGCATGGCGATGTCCGGATCGATGGCGATGACGTGGGAGCCCGGCTGGTAAAACCGAAGGTTGAGACCCGTCCCGACGCCGAGTTCGAGTACCCGACCGGAGGCGATGGAAACGACTTCCCGGCGCATCAGGTCAAGCTTCGCGCCGGCCGGTCGCATAAGCAGATCGTACAGGGCTGCTTTGAGCTTCCCCACGGTCGACGCTCCCCTCAGGCGGCGCTCTTCGGTACCAGGGCGTGGATCAGTTGGTCGCGGCCAACGTGCCCGACGACGATGTGCCCGACGACGACGGGTCTGCCGAAGATGAGCATGGTGATCAAGTCTAGGGCATCCGCGTCGTGGCCGGTAACAGCGCAATCCGCCTCCTCAGGGCACCGGGTACCGCTTGACCGTTTTCGCCGACTGTGATCTGAAGCCTCGACTCCCATTGACACCCAACCTCGTCAGCGTAGGTGACGACCAGTGCGAAGCATTCACCCGGCGATACTGGTGGCGGCACTATTTGTCGGACCACTCTACTGGTTCCATCAGACGCGGGAAAGTCGGTGGCGACCCGGACGGGCGCTGCGTTACCAGGTTCTACGCGCGCTTGAATGTCCACAGCGAAGCCGCCCGACAGACTCGGCATCCAAGTAACAAAGGAGATCTCCCTCCGGTCGACCAGACTTCCGGTGAGAGCAACCATAATGACGGGGTCCGTTGGCTGAGGCGCTCTGAGCAGCATCGGGTCAGGGCTCTGGCGGTTGGACTTGCCAACTCGCCGATAGCCGCTTAAGTTCTGCATCGGCACCGCGACGCCGGGACGCATGGGCTGCGAGCTGAACAGATACATTCCAGCGACCGGCGGGCGATCGGGCCATACCGCCAGGCGAAGGACAGTTTTGCCACTTTCGTGTGTAAGCGTATCAACACACTCCTCCAGCCGAATAGGTCCACTGGACCTTGGATAGTCGGACTGACTTGCTTGTCCGTCAAACGAGATAGCGACGAATCCGAGCGAGTGAACCTCCGAGACGCTCGCCGGCAGAACGGCGAGTAATGCGGACCAGGTTGTAGGCGGTTGCGACCAGACGGCCCAACAGCCCGGTTCGGTCCGAACCCCGGTAGCGGGTGCGACGGAACCCGCCGATGGTCTTCATCCAACCGAAGATCTCCTCGACCCGCTTGTGAATGCGCTGGCTGATCCGATAACCATCATGGCGAGTGGTCCTTCCGTCGATGGCGCTTCGCCGACCGCTGGTGTTCTGGGCCCCGTGGGGGGTGACCTTGCGCTTGCGCAGGTCTTTCACACAATCACGCGTGTTGTAGTCCTTGTCGGTGGCCAGGATCTTGGGGCGAAGCCGCCATTTCTTGGCGCGGTCCAGCAACTCCGGGACCGCATCCCGCTCCGCCGTGCCGGTGGCCTCCGAGACCAGGAGATCGACCAGGATCCCATTGCGGTTCCCCATCAGGGCGTGAGCCATGAACACCAGCTTCGCTACTTTCCCCCGGCCCTTGCGCAGGAGGCGGGCTTCCGGATTCGTCGTGCTCCGGTGGGTGGCGGTCGAGCGCTTCTTGCCGTGGAAGTCCACCGATGGATTGCCTGGGTCATCATCGGTGCTCTTGGACGGCTTCCCATCGCGTGGCGTGAAGCTCTTCAGACTGGCCGCTGCCTCGATCAGCGTCCCGTCCACCGGGAAGTGCTCATCGGAGAGCAAACCCCGCCCAAGCTCAAGAGCTGCGGGCACAGCTGGCTGAGTATGAGGCGCTGCGGGCCGGTCGGGTGGCCGTGCTGGAGTTGAACTCCCTGAAGGATCTACCGGAAGCGCTGATCCGGGCGCGCACCGCGAGCGGCCTGTCGGAGAAGCAGCTGGCGGCTCGTCTCGGGATGAAGGACCAGCAGCTTCAGCGGTGGGAGTCTACTCGCTACGCAGGGATCAGCCTCGACCGGATTCAGGCGGTAGCGCTCGGCGTGACGATTCGCGAAGAAGTCATTCTCCCTGCGCGGCCCGCCGCCGGCTGAAGTCCGTTAGGACTGTGGTGGCGAGCGCACTGGGTGCGGAATCGATCCGTTCGTGGCGGATCGTGCCCGTCGGCTGTGGGAATTCATCGTTCAACCGCTTCTCGAGAGGGAGAACTTCGGAAGCGGTCAGGCGTGGTTTGGTTTCGTCGATATCGGCGGGGGCACCGGCGCCCTGGCCGGTTCGCTGTGCGCATCCGTCGCCGATTGGTCAGGCCAAGCCGGCTTCGATCCCCGATTCCGCCTCGCTCTGGTTGTTGACATCTGCCGGACGACCACCTCGCCGATCCTCTCCGAACCCGAGTTGGCACGGCGCATCGACGCAATTACGCACATCGCGCTGGACTATCGGGCGTGGCTGGCAGGTAGCAGCAGGCAGACCGTTTTCCCGTCTCGGCGCGGCCTTCGCTTCGGACTCGCGTGCAAGGTCTTCGACATGGCCAGCCAGTTCGTCGTTCAGTCGTTCCGTCGAGGCGACCTGCCGGGCCTCCGGCGGCCACTGAGTGGTTCAGTCCCGAAGACCGTTCGCCTCTGGCCTGTCTGGCTCCGCGTGGTCGCGGACCTGAGGAGCTCATGGTCTCTCCGCTTCGCTTCCAGGTCGCGGACGGGCACGTGTTCGCCCAGCCGGCCCTGTCAGACTATTTCGCCGCGCTCGCGTCGACCTCAGAGGGTCAAGCGCCCGGCCTCGAAGGCTCTGTGTCGCTCCCAGTTCGGGTTTTTGATCCGGCCACGCTGGTTACGACCAGGGGAACGAGTGTGCTCGGCGAGATGATGCACCGCGTTGATTACCTGGTGATCGAGGATGCGGACCTCCGCCCGCGTGCGTTGCTGGCGCACCTCCGACGCTTCGATGTCAGCGACATCGTAGTATTCGCCATGACGTCTACGATGCGGCTGACTGGAAACTATGCCTACGTTCCGCTGAGGCGAGGCGACCTGCTGCCTCGACTGGAGGGTGATCGGCTTGCTTAACACCCTTGGCCGTCCTTCACGTCTATCATCGCCGAGGGTCCCCTCACCTAGGCTTGTCCGCAGCCGAAGCGTCCTTACACCGGCCAGTGGTTTCCTCTACGCCTTCACGCACACCCTCAACTCATACATGGGCTGTGCCTGGGGCGCCGGCGGGTGCGGGATCTACTGCTACG
It contains:
- a CDS encoding class I SAM-dependent methyltransferase gives rise to the protein MGKLKAALYDLLMRPAGAKLDLMRREVVSIASGRVLELGVGTGLNLRFYQPGSHVIAIDPDIAMLDRARSRADASPARVHLLVGAGESLPFRDETFDEAVATLVFCTVPSPARSLAEIRRVLKPGGRMRFMEHVRSSDPRWAHVQDFVTPVWRAMNDGCCPNRDTVTAIERAGFVVEGLQRYAFGPYPVRPQVRGVACRVG
- a CDS encoding ABC transporter substrate-binding protein, giving the protein MSPRWRLLCSFVPSRVRACGPLLVLFLVAAGCQSGPPARATAPAAAQPAATPKKVTAVIRGTPKVLSVAIDSAGAGQTKGLSEIEQLVNNGLAAVDNTGELQPRLAEAVPTTENGLWKVLPDGRMETTWNLRQNAAWQDGSPLTAADLIFTAAVARDKSLAIVSDPAFDAIEALDAPDPRTLVVTWSKPFIDADRLFTNTDSTTIMPMPQHLLGQAYAGDHDTFLDLSYWNRDFVGAGPFKLSAWVPDSHLILIANDLYVLGRPKIDEIDVKFIDDASVTVANILAGAVDLTLRAGLSFEQGQQLTSEWQEGRVERSFSALPTLFPQFINPVPAAVADVRFRRAVTMAMDRRQLSQTFGGGGPVADSPYPPGTSEYRAVEQSIVRYGFDPRSALQLLDTLGYTRGSDGSVRDGSQQELSVEIQTTIDDLRQKLVLAIRDYWQKVGVGVDPVIVPRQASKDRELRATFSGFDFTVSPSVPTRFESSSIPLPKNGFRGNNRSRYSNPDLDTLIAKYFVTIPKQERLNILGEMVHIQTDQLVTIGIFFVAEPAAVSNRLRNYHPPTQRDGTLSWNAQEWDLT
- a CDS encoding transposase gives rise to the protein MPAALELGRGLLSDEHFPVDGTLIEAAASLKSFTPRDGKPSKSTDDDPGNPSVDFHGKKRSTATHRSTTNPEARLLRKGRGKVAKLVFMAHALMGNRNGILVDLLVSEATGTAERDAVPELLDRAKKWRLRPKILATDKDYNTRDCVKDLRKRKVTPHGAQNTSGRRSAIDGRTTRHDGYRISQRIHKRVEEIFGWMKTIGGFRRTRYRGSDRTGLLGRLVATAYNLVRITRRSAGERLGGSLARIRRYLV
- a CDS encoding helix-turn-helix domain-containing protein, yielding MLELNSLKDLPEALIRARTASGLSEKQLAARLGMKDQQLQRWESTRYAGISLDRIQAVALGVTIREEVILPARPAAG